One window from the genome of Castellaniella sp. MT123 encodes:
- a CDS encoding DUF6844 domain-containing protein yields MFRFTPLAMALCLMMAGAAHAQDAAVQAQPVALAQAGNVAVPPVQATEGLIEKATTADAMAGGAAQSYEDWVASFEEQFGQTIGTAQGGRVYYSGMATISGDSAADPHYGSQLALAYERAMFDMQADYILQNYGRLKAKTVRTLFEDQSSNKDAFDPVEIQKAAEAGGGRLEALLDKALVLVDKKLDNALVEEGVPAEDIQKMSVEQKKNLFKDNLNKQILKSAYQNMQGLVPVRTRIFPVEENGKKSMAVAVIAVQSEKTRQFARDIARKRPTLVKGNPKSPKEILPADQKGYLNEVGLRFTYDQAGRPMLLAYGRTSVPMEPDWSASRAIRAKQNAQGIAQSMAEANIVEFMNTNVQVSSSADVGVVSEDWAKQITQIENGKPGEVQQIKEQIRETTQKFFKSGTANAAGDLRGTTILKRWDVKDDNGVVHVGTVVGWTYGQLENANAIDAQARGASAQSGAVKGSASDQARTSKAINSKDDF; encoded by the coding sequence ATGTTCAGGTTCACACCGTTGGCCATGGCCCTGTGTCTGATGATGGCAGGTGCGGCACACGCACAGGATGCGGCGGTCCAGGCGCAGCCGGTCGCGCTGGCGCAGGCGGGGAACGTCGCCGTGCCACCCGTGCAGGCAACCGAGGGGCTGATCGAAAAAGCGACCACGGCGGATGCCATGGCGGGTGGGGCGGCACAAAGCTATGAAGACTGGGTGGCCAGCTTCGAGGAGCAGTTTGGCCAGACCATCGGTACCGCCCAGGGTGGTCGTGTCTATTATTCCGGCATGGCGACGATATCGGGCGATAGTGCGGCCGATCCGCATTACGGCAGCCAACTGGCGCTGGCCTACGAGCGTGCGATGTTCGACATGCAGGCCGACTATATCCTGCAAAACTATGGTCGCCTGAAGGCCAAGACCGTCCGCACCCTGTTCGAGGACCAGTCCAGCAACAAGGACGCCTTTGATCCGGTGGAAATCCAGAAGGCGGCCGAAGCCGGCGGAGGGCGACTGGAAGCCTTGCTGGACAAGGCGTTGGTGCTCGTGGATAAAAAGCTGGATAACGCGCTGGTCGAAGAAGGTGTCCCCGCCGAGGACATCCAGAAAATGTCCGTCGAACAGAAGAAGAACCTGTTCAAGGATAACCTCAACAAGCAGATCCTGAAGTCCGCCTATCAGAACATGCAAGGGCTGGTGCCTGTTCGGACACGCATCTTCCCGGTGGAAGAAAATGGCAAGAAGAGCATGGCTGTGGCGGTCATTGCCGTGCAGTCGGAAAAGACGCGCCAATTTGCCAGGGACATTGCCCGCAAGCGGCCGACCCTGGTCAAGGGCAATCCCAAGTCTCCGAAGGAAATCCTGCCTGCGGATCAGAAGGGTTATCTGAACGAAGTCGGCCTGCGCTTCACCTATGACCAGGCCGGCCGGCCGATGTTGCTGGCCTACGGCCGCACATCCGTCCCGATGGAGCCCGACTGGAGCGCATCGCGCGCAATCCGGGCCAAACAGAACGCGCAGGGCATCGCGCAGTCCATGGCGGAAGCCAATATCGTCGAATTCATGAACACCAACGTGCAGGTATCCAGCTCGGCGGATGTGGGGGTCGTCAGTGAAGACTGGGCCAAGCAGATCACCCAGATCGAGAACGGCAAGCCGGGCGAGGTCCAGCAGATCAAGGAACAGATCCGCGAAACCACGCAGAAATTCTTCAAGTCGGGGACGGCAAACGCCGCAGGGGATCTACGCGGCACCACCATTCTGAAGCGGTGGGATGTGAAGGATGACAACGGCGTCGTACACGTCGGCACCGTGGTGGGCTGGACTTATGGGCAGCTGGAAAATGCCAACGCCATCGATGCCCAGGCACGCGGTGCCAGTGCCCAATCGGGCGCGGTCAAGGGGTCGGCCAGTGATCAGGCGCGAACCTCAAAGGCCATCAACAGCAAGGATGACTTCTAG
- a CDS encoding cobalamin-binding protein, which yields MMTRIIVVKAKQLQAHWAHAAWTAARLCITTVLLTVGLLGASPATATGPTDSAVSQPASRPRVITLAPSVTELVYAAGAGADIVGTVLHSDYPAAARDIPRIGDGIQISEESVLALRPTLVVAWYPTEATRALAGRLLPLGIPLIYANPENLDAIPALIRELGGRLGTQSTADDTATALKRRIQALRPAPPPPQTVFIEISTDPLFTLGHDPLINDLLARCGGINPYAGRRVAAPQVSVESVLHLNPQALIMSPYGRETLAARTQWWAQHGLTAARNGHIYAIDPDWLHRPGPRLVDAAEAICRDLRESRAEH from the coding sequence ATGATGACGCGCATCATCGTGGTGAAGGCGAAGCAACTCCAGGCACACTGGGCGCACGCCGCCTGGACGGCAGCCCGCCTGTGCATCACGACAGTCCTGCTGACGGTGGGCCTGCTCGGGGCATCGCCAGCCACGGCAACCGGACCAACTGACAGCGCTGTCTCGCAGCCGGCATCCCGTCCGCGCGTCATCACCCTGGCCCCCAGCGTCACCGAACTGGTCTACGCGGCGGGGGCCGGTGCCGACATCGTGGGCACTGTGCTGCACAGCGATTACCCCGCCGCCGCCCGCGACATCCCGCGCATCGGCGACGGCATCCAGATCAGTGAGGAATCCGTGCTGGCTCTGCGCCCGACGCTGGTGGTCGCCTGGTATCCGACCGAGGCCACCCGGGCGCTGGCTGGCCGGCTGCTACCCTTGGGCATCCCGCTGATCTATGCCAATCCCGAAAACCTGGATGCCATCCCTGCCCTGATCCGGGAACTGGGCGGACGCCTGGGCACGCAATCCACGGCCGACGACACCGCGACGGCTCTGAAGCGCCGTATCCAAGCGCTGCGTCCCGCCCCCCCGCCACCCCAGACGGTCTTCATCGAAATCAGTACCGATCCCCTGTTCACCCTGGGCCACGATCCCCTGATCAACGACCTGCTGGCTCGCTGCGGCGGCATCAACCCGTATGCCGGCAGGCGGGTGGCAGCCCCACAAGTCAGCGTGGAATCCGTGCTGCATCTGAACCCCCAGGCGCTGATCATGTCGCCCTATGGACGGGAAACCCTGGCCGCACGCACCCAATGGTGGGCACAGCACGGCCTGACGGCCGCCCGCAACGGTCACATCTACGCCATCGACCCGGACTGGCTGCACCGACCAGGACCGCGGCTGGTGGACGCAGCGGAGGCGATATGCCGGGATCTGCGCGAGAGCCGTGCCGAGCATTAA
- a CDS encoding TonB-dependent receptor encodes MSIPFSRRTLAAALSLFPLAVMAQSHSSNAAVPSLQDIVVTPSRSPEPLSDVVGDVTVIGPAQLANSPGESIAQIIGQAPGVQFTTSGGPQTQTSLFLRGANSSQTLVLIDGMRVTELLSGGTRLEAIDPAMVERIEILRGAASSLYGSDAIGGVINIITKKGEQDRPLSAWANVGYGTYETFKSSMGLSGASEGWDYSFSTSAANSKGFDVMRRNFANNTSTDSWGHSPDKDGYYSHGWAGTLGYKWAQGHHIGLVAYNSYLHADSDGAADNFPYATENNVRNLVRQQAYGITSTDQITRIWESVLKFGWTRDSLDYRRPTEGSFVHSSLKRSWSWQNNLQILPDHRISILAERQEQRVNSDFSYDKNERNVNTAALIYKGRLDRFHTQASIRNDNYTDHGNQVTGSLGLDVDITDAWQVGVAGGTGFRVPTFADLYQDYPAAFYKGNPNLKPEKSRNVEAHIQYQNGGTAVRLTAYQNRVRDLIANVSDPITWMTTPQNISEATLRGLTLTGSQRFGNTTLRASADFLDPRNDDPQPKEGSQLPLRARQVFHLGVEQRIQALKLGAEYQYTGNRYAALDNKVTLGGFSLFNLTASYDITKSLGVQVRWNNVLNKDYVLVDGYNTPGSNVFVNLSWRM; translated from the coding sequence ATGTCTATCCCGTTTTCCCGGCGCACGCTTGCCGCCGCGCTGTCTCTGTTCCCCCTGGCCGTCATGGCCCAATCCCACTCCTCCAACGCCGCCGTGCCCTCCTTGCAGGACATCGTCGTTACCCCCAGCCGCAGCCCCGAGCCGCTGTCCGACGTGGTCGGCGACGTCACAGTCATCGGGCCGGCACAGCTGGCCAATTCACCCGGTGAAAGCATCGCCCAGATCATCGGCCAGGCGCCAGGGGTGCAGTTCACGACCTCAGGCGGGCCCCAGACCCAGACCAGCCTGTTCCTGCGCGGCGCCAATTCCAGCCAGACTCTGGTGCTGATCGACGGGATGCGGGTTACAGAGCTGCTCTCCGGTGGCACCCGGCTGGAAGCCATCGACCCAGCCATGGTCGAACGCATCGAGATCCTGCGCGGCGCCGCCAGCAGCCTGTACGGCTCGGACGCCATCGGCGGTGTGATCAACATCATCACCAAGAAGGGTGAACAGGATCGCCCCCTGTCGGCCTGGGCCAACGTGGGATACGGTACCTATGAAACGTTCAAATCCAGCATGGGTCTGTCAGGCGCCAGCGAAGGCTGGGATTACAGCTTTTCAACCAGCGCCGCGAATAGCAAGGGCTTCGACGTCATGCGCCGTAATTTCGCAAACAACACGTCGACCGACAGCTGGGGACATTCTCCCGACAAGGATGGCTATTACAGCCACGGATGGGCGGGCACGCTAGGCTACAAATGGGCACAAGGCCACCACATCGGGTTGGTGGCATACAACAGCTACCTGCACGCGGACTCTGACGGAGCAGCGGATAATTTCCCCTATGCCACAGAAAATAATGTCCGTAATCTGGTCCGGCAGCAGGCCTATGGCATCACCAGCACGGATCAGATCACCCGGATCTGGGAGAGCGTACTGAAGTTCGGCTGGACGCGCGACTCATTGGACTACCGCCGCCCCACAGAAGGCTCATTCGTGCACTCGAGCCTGAAGCGATCCTGGTCATGGCAGAACAATCTGCAGATACTGCCGGATCACCGTATCTCGATCCTGGCTGAACGCCAGGAACAACGTGTCAACAGCGATTTTTCTTACGACAAGAACGAACGCAACGTCAACACTGCGGCGCTGATCTACAAGGGACGCCTGGATCGGTTCCACACACAAGCCAGCATCCGTAACGACAACTACACAGATCACGGCAACCAAGTGACCGGGAGCCTTGGCCTGGACGTGGATATCACAGATGCCTGGCAGGTTGGCGTTGCCGGGGGCACGGGCTTTCGTGTCCCGACTTTTGCCGACTTATACCAGGACTACCCGGCAGCCTTCTACAAGGGCAACCCAAATCTGAAACCGGAGAAGTCCAGGAACGTCGAGGCCCATATCCAGTACCAGAACGGCGGTACCGCGGTCAGGCTGACGGCGTACCAGAACAGGGTCCGCGACCTGATCGCGAACGTATCCGACCCGATCACCTGGATGACAACTCCCCAGAACATCTCTGAGGCCACCCTGCGCGGTCTGACTCTCACTGGAAGCCAGCGGTTCGGCAATACCACCCTGCGCGCCAGCGCAGACTTTCTGGACCCGCGCAATGATGACCCTCAGCCCAAGGAAGGCTCCCAGCTGCCCTTACGTGCCCGCCAGGTCTTCCACCTGGGCGTGGAACAGCGGATCCAGGCCCTGAAGCTGGGCGCGGAATACCAATACACCGGCAACCGCTATGCCGCCCTGGACAACAAGGTCACCCTGGGCGGCTTTTCCCTGTTCAACCTGACTGCCTCGTACGACATCACCAAGTCGCTGGGCGTGCAGGTGCGCTGGAACAACGTGCTGAACAAGGACTACGTGCTGGTGGACGGCTACAACACGCCTGGCTCCAACGTGTTCGTGAACCTGTCCTGGCGGATGTAA
- a CDS encoding autotransporter domain-containing protein, with translation MKSLAALLSATLAGMSCADAYEVHTITTPFGQPIFQLRYFDPGDGPYNPNDTPPQISTWAWQPHLITQINQGVRYWASLIQPQGGLGPAIINIGTSNAQGNASGGSVQGDGGQNPKTLLQMQLQGLPIGSADMKAGMHAVFDLGPSDFPLVTHFSQIPLTGKDDLVSTAIHELGHGFGISSAIADVAGAWTPAFESVLGGWASLMVDDHGRRARPGQAVLCQGCSNLYDPDAFDVRQDRGMLVGTHISEALAGAMPGVPVRMLSTDVNGVAFVDDNYMSHIELKNGMMSHQNYRNYTGFMEAELAVLQDLGYTIDRRNFYGRSVYGSGLDIVNTQGYFARNSQGTAYVPGQYNTALLGLGLHVYGSHNRIRQAADLLTAGEGGAGIRVDGEGNSLVIDPGVRVYADGSTGQGVMFAYGRNHTLVQRGDVEALGERGVGLRFDFGNNALTDAVEARGSYIHTKGTAGDISTPLQVLPLLPELDGPLVTQADITGRVAGREAAIYMSANAYVGRLNLMQGARIEGDIVSRYDQRDGYGNQRLTTLSFGQRADAGGRATGQADAGFRFVYTGNILGKTNLTLSFDGGRTSLNGRNEVQGAVIRPGARLGGNATYDLAPGTLFLNQGTLAPGNSIGRIDITGDYQQAATGILQAEFDASGTSDVLAVSGTATLAGTLDLVPVPDWYANRWLTTVDPVRAGVTTGAFGAVTSSRISPTLRFTPVVFGGGYYGLSVDRPTDAYTQYGIDANGLRAGQALTRLAAGGLAAVRPLFRGLDFSASDGHEVTRALAQVSPASYSAGLAASLRRDRMAMDTALRALAPDAVLRGADWAGYATLFGQTGRQDSRDTIVGGYETLYGVAAGSRRALAGAPGVTVGFGLDLSEQTVNLRSPWLGQAKATGVGLGAQARFEPGAGHRPYAQGGVRLGVERGLMNRQVAVGDYSARHKATWTGYGASAQIEGGYQFALIDAASAGPFVSLGYAWLTRPALDESGPQATQLALDRERADALRSRLGVAVRTAWTLAGERQLTARARVSWDREWLDQDVRQRARFAAQPDVVLDSVNTLVPRDTLGLRAGLDWQHSDRVTVGLALGAQLGGGYRAVDGQLNARWVY, from the coding sequence GTGAAATCACTTGCCGCCCTGCTGTCCGCCACCCTGGCCGGTATGTCCTGCGCCGACGCCTACGAAGTCCACACCATCACCACGCCGTTCGGCCAGCCGATTTTCCAGCTGCGGTACTTCGACCCGGGCGATGGCCCTTACAATCCGAACGATACTCCCCCGCAGATATCGACATGGGCCTGGCAGCCGCACCTGATTACGCAGATCAACCAGGGGGTGCGGTATTGGGCCAGCCTGATTCAGCCGCAAGGCGGGCTGGGGCCTGCCATCATCAATATTGGTACCTCCAACGCGCAGGGCAATGCCTCGGGTGGGTCAGTTCAGGGTGATGGTGGGCAGAATCCGAAGACCTTGCTGCAGATGCAGCTTCAGGGTCTGCCGATCGGTTCCGCTGACATGAAAGCCGGAATGCATGCGGTGTTCGATCTGGGGCCGTCCGACTTTCCGCTTGTCACCCATTTCAGCCAGATTCCCTTGACAGGCAAAGATGACCTCGTTTCGACGGCGATTCACGAGCTGGGGCATGGTTTCGGTATTTCGAGTGCCATTGCGGATGTGGCAGGAGCCTGGACGCCCGCGTTTGAGAGTGTCCTGGGGGGGTGGGCATCGCTGATGGTGGATGATCATGGCCGCCGGGCGCGGCCGGGACAGGCAGTCCTGTGTCAGGGGTGCAGCAATCTCTATGATCCGGACGCCTTCGATGTACGCCAGGACCGGGGCATGCTGGTGGGCACCCATATCAGCGAGGCCCTTGCGGGCGCAATGCCCGGTGTGCCGGTCCGGATGTTGTCGACCGACGTAAACGGCGTGGCATTCGTGGATGACAACTACATGAGCCACATCGAGCTGAAGAACGGCATGATGAGCCATCAGAATTATCGTAATTACACGGGGTTCATGGAAGCGGAACTCGCGGTGCTGCAGGATCTGGGCTACACGATCGACCGGCGCAATTTCTATGGGCGATCGGTTTATGGCAGCGGGCTGGACATCGTCAACACGCAAGGTTATTTTGCCCGGAATTCACAGGGGACAGCCTACGTGCCAGGGCAGTACAACACCGCGCTGCTGGGCTTGGGCCTGCATGTCTACGGCAGTCACAACCGGATCCGCCAGGCGGCAGATCTGCTGACAGCGGGCGAGGGTGGCGCCGGGATCCGGGTGGACGGCGAAGGCAACTCACTGGTGATCGATCCGGGTGTGCGGGTGTATGCCGATGGTTCTACCGGGCAAGGGGTGATGTTCGCCTATGGCCGCAACCATACCTTGGTGCAGCGTGGCGACGTCGAGGCCCTGGGCGAACGGGGCGTCGGCCTACGATTCGACTTTGGCAACAATGCCTTGACGGACGCGGTGGAAGCCAGAGGCTCATACATTCATACCAAAGGAACTGCGGGAGACATCAGTACCCCCCTGCAAGTGCTTCCCCTGTTGCCCGAGCTCGACGGGCCGCTGGTCACCCAAGCGGACATCACGGGCCGGGTGGCGGGGCGTGAGGCGGCCATCTACATGTCTGCCAATGCCTATGTGGGGCGCCTGAACCTGATGCAGGGGGCCCGGATCGAAGGCGACATCGTGTCCCGGTATGACCAGAGGGACGGGTATGGCAACCAGCGCCTGACGACGCTGTCCTTTGGCCAGCGCGCCGATGCGGGCGGGCGTGCGACAGGTCAGGCTGATGCCGGTTTCCGCTTTGTGTACACGGGTAACATCCTGGGCAAGACCAATCTGACCCTGTCTTTTGATGGCGGGCGCACCAGCCTGAACGGGCGCAACGAGGTGCAGGGGGCAGTGATCCGGCCAGGGGCGCGGCTGGGGGGCAACGCGACCTATGACCTTGCGCCCGGTACGCTGTTTCTGAACCAGGGGACGCTTGCGCCGGGCAACTCCATCGGGCGTATCGACATCACCGGCGATTATCAGCAGGCGGCCACCGGCATCTTGCAGGCAGAATTTGACGCCTCGGGCACTTCGGACGTGCTGGCGGTAAGTGGGACGGCGACGTTGGCGGGCACACTGGATCTGGTGCCGGTGCCTGATTGGTACGCCAACAGATGGTTGACCACCGTGGACCCGGTGCGCGCCGGCGTGACGACAGGTGCCTTTGGCGCGGTGACTTCGTCCCGGATCTCGCCCACCTTGCGCTTTACGCCGGTGGTGTTCGGGGGTGGCTACTATGGGCTCAGCGTGGATCGCCCGACTGATGCCTATACGCAGTATGGTATCGATGCCAATGGCCTGCGCGCGGGGCAGGCGCTCACGCGGCTGGCCGCGGGCGGCCTGGCGGCGGTCCGGCCGCTGTTCCGGGGCCTGGATTTTTCCGCGTCGGACGGCCACGAGGTCACGCGCGCACTGGCGCAAGTCTCGCCGGCAAGCTACAGCGCGGGGTTGGCGGCCTCGCTGCGGCGCGATCGCATGGCGATGGATACAGCTCTGCGCGCGTTAGCCCCCGATGCGGTACTCCGGGGGGCGGACTGGGCGGGCTATGCCACGCTCTTTGGTCAGACGGGCCGCCAGGACAGCCGCGACACGATCGTGGGCGGGTATGAGACCTTGTATGGCGTGGCGGCGGGCAGCCGCCGGGCGCTGGCGGGCGCGCCGGGCGTGACAGTGGGCTTTGGCCTGGATCTGTCCGAGCAGACGGTGAACCTGCGCTCGCCGTGGCTGGGCCAGGCCAAGGCCACGGGAGTTGGACTGGGCGCGCAGGCGCGCTTTGAGCCCGGTGCGGGGCACCGGCCCTATGCCCAGGGCGGCGTGCGCCTGGGGGTGGAGCGCGGCTTGATGAACCGCCAAGTGGCGGTGGGTGACTATTCGGCGCGCCACAAGGCGACCTGGACGGGCTATGGCGCTTCGGCGCAGATCGAGGGCGGCTATCAGTTTGCGCTGATCGATGCGGCGTCAGCGGGGCCTTTCGTGTCGCTGGGCTATGCGTGGCTGACGCGCCCGGCGCTCGACGAGTCCGGGCCGCAGGCCACGCAGCTCGCGCTGGATCGTGAGCGCGCCGATGCCTTGCGTTCGCGCCTGGGGGTCGCGGTGCGCACGGCCTGGACGCTGGCGGGCGAGCGGCAGCTGACGGCGCGGGCGCGGGTGAGCTGGGATCGGGAATGGCTGGATCAGGACGTGCGCCAGAGGGCGCGGTTCGCGGCGCAGCCGGACGTCGTGCTCGATAGCGTCAATACTCTGGTGCCGCGCGACACGCTGGGGCTGCGCGCGGGGCTGGACTGGCAGCACAGCGACCGGGTAACCGTGGGGCTGGCGCTGGGTGCGCAGCTGGGTGGCGGCTACCGGGCCGTCGACGGGCAGCTCAACGCGCGCTGGGTGTACTGA